One genomic region from Jiangella sp. DSM 45060 encodes:
- a CDS encoding osmoprotectant NAGGN system M42 family peptidase, with protein MKTLPIDEEYLRDVLLELLRTPSPSGRTDAVMQIVGDRLTELGVRIRLTRRGVLRVTLPGEGGPGGASRAVVVHADTIGCMVKRLKENGRLEVVPVGTHSARFAEGAHVTVFTDDLSDLHTGTVLPLMSSGHNFGDAVDTQGVGWHQVEVRLDEPVESRQDLLDVGISVGDFVALDAAPQITPNGYVKARHLDDKAGVAACLAAVKALLDDGRSRPVTAHLLVTIGEEVGMGATHGLDEYVAELVAVDNAVVSEGQESREDTVNIGMLDSTGPFDYHLTRRLIGLCESNELPFRRDVYRFYRSDAAPAIESGLECRTALIGFGVDSSHGHERTHLDGIRRTAELLTAYLTSPLTFSEWDDRPTGALADFPSHSVQPAEPEPDRYPGRH; from the coding sequence CAGATCGTCGGCGACCGCCTGACCGAACTGGGCGTGCGCATCCGGCTGACCCGGCGCGGCGTGCTGCGAGTGACGCTGCCCGGCGAGGGCGGGCCGGGCGGGGCGAGCCGGGCGGTCGTCGTGCACGCCGACACCATCGGCTGCATGGTGAAGCGGCTCAAGGAGAACGGCCGGCTCGAGGTCGTGCCCGTCGGCACGCACAGCGCCCGGTTCGCCGAGGGCGCCCACGTCACCGTCTTCACCGACGACCTCAGCGACCTCCACACCGGCACCGTGCTGCCGCTGATGTCCAGCGGGCACAACTTCGGCGACGCCGTCGACACCCAGGGCGTCGGCTGGCACCAGGTCGAGGTGCGGCTGGACGAGCCGGTCGAGAGCCGGCAGGACCTCCTCGACGTCGGCATCTCGGTCGGCGACTTCGTGGCGCTCGACGCCGCGCCGCAGATCACCCCGAACGGCTACGTCAAGGCGCGGCACCTCGACGACAAGGCCGGCGTCGCCGCCTGCCTGGCCGCCGTCAAGGCCCTCCTCGACGACGGCCGCTCCCGCCCGGTCACGGCGCACCTGCTGGTGACCATCGGCGAGGAGGTCGGCATGGGCGCCACACACGGCCTCGACGAGTACGTGGCCGAGCTCGTCGCCGTCGACAACGCCGTGGTCAGCGAGGGGCAGGAGTCGCGCGAGGACACCGTCAACATCGGCATGCTCGACTCCACCGGCCCGTTCGACTACCACCTGACGCGGCGGCTGATCGGCCTGTGCGAGAGCAACGAGCTGCCGTTCCGCCGCGACGTCTACCGGTTCTACCGCTCCGACGCCGCGCCCGCCATCGAGTCGGGCCTGGAGTGCCGCACCGCGCTGATCGGCTTCGGCGTCGACTCCAGCCACGGTCACGAGCGCACCCACCTCGACGGCATCAGGCGCACGGCCGAGCTGCTGACGGCGTACCTCACCAGCCCGCTGACGTTCAGCGAGTGGGACGACCGTCCCACCGGCGCGCTGGCCGACTTCCCCAGCCACAGCGTGCAGCCGGCCGAGCCCGAGCCCGACCGCTACCCCGGCCGGCACTGA